The genomic region ATCTGCTCTCCGCCGATTGCGAAGGCCTGTCATCGGACCTAAGCTGCCTCCGAGAGCGGGGGCTCACCAATGAGCGATGTATTCGTCTCGTATAAGGCAGAAGACCGGCGGCGGGTTAAGCCGCTGGTCGATGCGCTCGAGGCCGAGGGCTATTCGGTCTGGTGGGACGAGCAGATCGGCGGCGGCGCGCAATGGCGCCACATGATCGAATCCGAGCTCAACGCAGCCAAATGCGTCATCGTTGTCTGGAGCAAGCGCTCGGTCGGGCCGGAAGGCACGTTCGTGCAGGACGAAGCGACGCGGGCGCAAGAGCGCCGCGTCTATGTGCCGGTGCTTCTCGATAACGTCCATCTACCGCTGGGCTTTGGGGAGATGCAGGCGCTTCCACTGAGTGGATGGAAGGGCGGCCGTTCCGAGCCGCGTTTCCAAGCCATCCTTTCTGCGGTCGCCAGGCTCGCCGGCGAGTCGAGCGGTGAGGCGATCTCCGCTTCTGGCGGCACTGGGCTGAGCCGGCGAAACGTCATTGCCGGAGGCAGCATTGCCGCAGTCGCCGTCGCTGCCGTTGGCGGCTACGCGCTCTTCAAGCCGACGTCCGCTTCCGCTGCTGGAAGCATCGCCGTCCTGCCGTTCGCCAATTTGAGCGGCGATCCCTCCCAGGCCTATTTTTCAGATGGAATTGCCGAAGAACTTCGGAGCGCCCTGGCCCGCCTTGCCGGCCTGAAAGTCGTAGGCCGAACCTCCTCGGAAGCGGTTCGCAACGACGATGCGGAGACCGCTGCGAAAAAGCTCGGCGTCGGCAACATCCTCACCGGAAGCGTCCGGCAGTCCCCCTCGACCATTCGCGTCAGCGCGCAGCTCATCGACGGCCAGAGCGGGATCGAACGCTGGTCGCAAAACTACGATCGCAAACCGGGCGATGCGATCGTCATCCAGACGGATATAGCCGAGAATGTGGCCCGGGCGCTCAGCATCACGCTCGGCGGGTTCGAGCATGAAGCGATCACCGCCGGAGGCACAAAGAACCCTGAGGCCCAAAAGCTTCTGCTTCAGGCGCTCGAAGCGACCCGGCGCGGCGATAAGGATGCGTTGCAGGAGGGCATTTCCCTCGCCGACGCGGCGATCAAGCTCGATCCGAAATATGCCGATGCTTATGCGAACAAGGCGCTGTTCACCAATTGGTATGCAAGCACCTATTCCGATGGTCTTCCGGAACTTGTGCGGCTTCGTTCAGATGCGATGGAAACCGCCAAGGTCGCGCTTCGGCTCGCTCCGAAGCTCGCCAACGCTCACCATGCCTTGGCGGAGATTTACCGCGTCGTCTTGGACGTTGGGCCCGCAATCCGCGAGTATAAGATTGCGCTTCAGCTCGCGCCCGCCAGCCCTGCCGTGTTGTCGGATTATGCCTTCATCCTCGGAGCGCTCGGAAACAGCACGGAGTCGATCAGGCTTTCCGATCAGGCGATCAACCTCGATCCGTTGAGCGTCAACGCCTACTTCGTTCATTTTTCCGCCCTGCTCGCCGCCCACCGGTTCAACGAAGCGGTCGAGTTTTCACAGAAGCTCGAACGGACGCGACCGTATCTGTTCAACTGGCCCGAGATCGTCGCGACTGCGCTCGTTGCCCAAGGCAAGCTCGCCGAGGCCCAGGCCTATCTGAAGCGAGCACCAACGGACAATTACAACCGTCTCGTCAACGAAGCGGTGATCCTCGCCCAGACAGGGAAGAGCAAGGAGGTGCCGGCGGTGATCGAGAAGATGCGCCAATCCTATGGCGACGCCGCAAGCTACCAATATGCCGAGGTCTATGCGCAGCTCGGCGATAAGGATCGAGCCTTCGCGGCGCTCGATCGGGCATGGGTAATCCGCGATTCGGGATTGCTCCGAGTGGAGCGCGACACGTACATCGACCCGCTTCGGAGCGATCCCCGCTATGCGGCACTGCTCCGGAAGATGAACTTCCCCGCCTGACGCTGGCGCTTGCAGCCGCGGTCTGCCAAGGCGCGGCAATGGACGGACAAAACAAGCGCGCTGGCGGCTGCTTCATCATGGCGGCAGTCCTGCTGGGGTTCCTCGCCGGCCTCGTAACCGGCAACGCGCTTCGCGGCGTCTGGATCGGCCTTGGCGCGGGAATTGCCGTGGCGGTCGCCGTATGGCTGCTCGACCGGCGCCGAAGCTAGAGTCTCAACCCAGCTTGCGCCCGGCCCAGATCACCCGGCCGATGCAGTGGATCGCGTCGATGTCGCAATCGGGCCAGTCCGGGTAGGCAGGATTGTCCGACTGGACGGTTACCCGTCGTCCGGTGGGATGGATCGCGAGCCTTTTCACGACCAGGACATCGTCCGCGCGAAGGACGTAGATCCCGTCCCGGAGCCGCTCCATACAGTCGCCGAGGTCGACCAGGATGTCGTCGCCGGCATTCAGCGTCGGCGCCATCGAATCCCCCTCGACACGAATGATCGACAGCTTCGATGAAGCCGACGGAGTGAGCGTCCGGAGCCAGCGCTCGTCGAACGCGAAATAGGGTCCTCCCCTTTCCTCCCCGGCAAATGCGCCCGGCCCGGCCGAGGCATGCACGAGCGTCCGCTTCACGGGAATGAGCCCTGGCGGAGGCTTGTCCGCATCGGGCGGGCCGCCGAGCAAGGATTCGGGAACGCCGAAGAAGCGAGCCAGCTTCTTTCGCTCTTCCTCCTTCAGCTTCCTCGGAACACCACGGCGTACGAATTGCTGGATGTAGGCCGAGTTGCGGCCGAGCATTCGCGACAATCCGGCGAAATCTTCGCCGCGCTCGGCGCAGAGGCGCTCCAACACGGCACGGGGATTGGACTCCATGGTTGGTCTCATAAGTGTAGGCATGTGCCTAGACAAGTAGGAATTGCGTTGGGAATGGATGGGCAGCCGAGTCGTCAGACGAAGTGGGGAATAAGCGTGTATCTGCTAAGAGAAGTCGAGAAATTTCTACGCCACCAGGAGGTCGCACCAACCCGATTCGGCCGGGATGCTGTCGGCGATCCGCGGTTTGTTTTCGATCTGCGCAAGGGGAGAGAGCCGCGCCCGCGAACTATACAGCGGGTTCTCGCCTATCTGGAGACGCCGCAATGATGCGGCTGGCCATGTCCCCCGCCGCCGCGGGGTTGCTGCGTTCCCTGCTTCGGCGTGGCGGCGTAAACCGCGATAGGATTTTGCTTACCGAGTTCCGTTCAACGGATTGGCAATCATTAACCTTTACAGGCGAGCAACACAAAATTCGCCTTCGTGTCCCAGCGCCGGATGCGGGGGC from Sphingomonas anseongensis harbors:
- a CDS encoding TIR domain-containing protein; its protein translation is MSDVFVSYKAEDRRRVKPLVDALEAEGYSVWWDEQIGGGAQWRHMIESELNAAKCVIVVWSKRSVGPEGTFVQDEATRAQERRVYVPVLLDNVHLPLGFGEMQALPLSGWKGGRSEPRFQAILSAVARLAGESSGEAISASGGTGLSRRNVIAGGSIAAVAVAAVGGYALFKPTSASAAGSIAVLPFANLSGDPSQAYFSDGIAEELRSALARLAGLKVVGRTSSEAVRNDDAETAAKKLGVGNILTGSVRQSPSTIRVSAQLIDGQSGIERWSQNYDRKPGDAIVIQTDIAENVARALSITLGGFEHEAITAGGTKNPEAQKLLLQALEATRRGDKDALQEGISLADAAIKLDPKYADAYANKALFTNWYASTYSDGLPELVRLRSDAMETAKVALRLAPKLANAHHALAEIYRVVLDVGPAIREYKIALQLAPASPAVLSDYAFILGALGNSTESIRLSDQAINLDPLSVNAYFVHFSALLAAHRFNEAVEFSQKLERTRPYLFNWPEIVATALVAQGKLAEAQAYLKRAPTDNYNRLVNEAVILAQTGKSKEVPAVIEKMRQSYGDAASYQYAEVYAQLGDKDRAFAALDRAWVIRDSGLLRVERDTYIDPLRSDPRYAALLRKMNFPA
- a CDS encoding S24 family peptidase, which gives rise to MESNPRAVLERLCAERGEDFAGLSRMLGRNSAYIQQFVRRGVPRKLKEEERKKLARFFGVPESLLGGPPDADKPPPGLIPVKRTLVHASAGPGAFAGEERGGPYFAFDERWLRTLTPSASSKLSIIRVEGDSMAPTLNAGDDILVDLGDCMERLRDGIYVLRADDVLVVKRLAIHPTGRRVTVQSDNPAYPDWPDCDIDAIHCIGRVIWAGRKLG